The proteins below are encoded in one region of Micromonospora pisi:
- a CDS encoding amidohydrolase family protein: MPSIVIRNAHVVTLDDQLGDLSRADVRIEDGAIAAIGPDLDSTGATIIDAAGKVALPGMVDSHRHVWQGAIGGAGGKVSLGGYFGVVLAGLLDKYEPEDVYAGVLWGALQAINAGITTVADWSHIVTTPAHADENVRALRDSGIRALFLYGPPVGQGVMRWFHESTERHPDDVRRMRAELADDSALVTMGLALRGPEFASPETTEYDFHLARELGVPISIHSGIPGYLLKYRTIETLDRLRLLGPDVHHAHGAQFSDTDLARIAATGGAVTPCPTVDMSMAMGTFPITGRAVAQGLAPALATDTVAGAGTDLFSEMRLALAAERARANAEALARDEPPATVDLDHRDVLRFATTAGAAAWGMAERIGSLRPGKRADLILVDVDQAHLSPLNDPITTIVLNAGPRDVDTVLVDGVVVKRHGRLVGPIADRARQLVMESRSRLFSRANLADVLGPSWTA, translated from the coding sequence GTGCCCAGCATCGTCATCCGCAACGCCCATGTCGTCACCCTGGACGACCAACTCGGTGACCTGTCCCGCGCGGACGTCCGCATCGAGGACGGCGCCATCGCCGCGATCGGTCCCGATCTCGACAGCACCGGAGCGACGATCATCGACGCCGCCGGCAAGGTGGCCCTGCCCGGCATGGTCGACTCCCACCGGCACGTCTGGCAGGGAGCCATCGGCGGCGCCGGCGGCAAGGTCTCCCTCGGCGGCTACTTCGGGGTCGTGCTCGCCGGACTGCTCGACAAGTACGAGCCCGAGGACGTCTACGCGGGCGTGCTCTGGGGTGCCCTACAGGCGATCAACGCCGGTATCACCACCGTCGCCGACTGGTCCCACATCGTCACCACCCCCGCGCACGCCGACGAGAACGTCCGCGCGCTGCGGGACTCCGGAATCCGCGCGCTGTTCCTCTACGGTCCGCCCGTCGGCCAGGGCGTGATGCGCTGGTTCCACGAGAGCACCGAGCGGCACCCGGACGACGTACGCCGGATGCGGGCCGAACTCGCCGACGACAGCGCCCTTGTCACCATGGGGCTCGCCCTGCGTGGACCGGAGTTCGCCAGCCCGGAGACCACCGAGTACGACTTCCACCTCGCCCGTGAGCTGGGCGTCCCGATCAGCATCCACTCCGGGATTCCCGGTTACCTGCTCAAGTACCGCACGATCGAGACCCTGGACCGGCTCCGGCTGCTCGGCCCGGACGTGCACCACGCCCACGGGGCGCAGTTCAGTGACACGGACCTCGCCCGGATCGCCGCCACCGGCGGTGCCGTCACACCGTGCCCGACCGTCGACATGTCGATGGCGATGGGCACCTTCCCGATCACCGGTCGGGCCGTGGCCCAGGGCCTCGCTCCCGCGCTCGCCACCGACACCGTCGCCGGAGCCGGCACCGACCTGTTCAGCGAGATGCGGCTGGCCCTCGCCGCGGAGCGGGCCCGTGCCAACGCGGAGGCCCTGGCCCGGGACGAGCCGCCGGCAACGGTCGACCTGGACCACCGCGACGTCCTGCGCTTCGCGACCACCGCCGGTGCGGCGGCGTGGGGGATGGCGGAGAGGATCGGCTCGCTCCGTCCCGGCAAGCGGGCCGACCTGATCCTCGTCGACGTGGACCAGGCCCACCTCTCGCCGCTGAACGACCCGATCACCACGATCGTGCTCAACGCCGGTCCGCGCGATGTCGACACCGTCCTGGTCGACGGTGTGGTCGTGAAGCGTCATGGCCGGCTCGTCGGCCCGATCGCCGATCGGGCCCGGCAGCTCGTCATGGAGTCCCGTTCCCGGCTGTTCAGTCGTGCGAACCTGGCGGACGTACTCGGCCCGAGCTGGACGGCCTGA
- a CDS encoding LysR family transcriptional regulator encodes MDIRKLDVFVTVAEERSFTRAAERLRIAQSGVSTAVRALERELGTALFDRTTQRVELTDAGHALLPEATRILAAVEAAREVVTQVGQGLRGRLRLGILYGLTPGQVREALAAFRAEFPLVELWLTAPGAAGSLDHLERLREGSLDLAIVITHGPVPGIRRQVLATDEVVLACTPDHALAGRDSVDLAELAGEPFIEFPPGWGVRSAVDQAFASAGVQRRITVQMNDLSTILDLVRLGLGVAFVPRPIGDQNADLRFLRVRRTPPTYQIAIAAAADRPLGPVARHFLRVARADNGERGTG; translated from the coding sequence GTGGACATCCGCAAACTCGACGTCTTCGTGACCGTCGCCGAGGAACGAAGCTTCACCAGGGCCGCCGAGCGGCTGCGCATCGCGCAGTCCGGTGTCTCCACCGCCGTACGCGCCCTCGAGCGGGAACTCGGCACGGCCCTGTTCGACCGGACCACGCAGCGGGTCGAGTTGACCGACGCCGGGCACGCCCTGCTGCCCGAGGCGACCCGGATCCTCGCCGCCGTCGAGGCGGCCCGCGAGGTGGTCACCCAGGTTGGGCAGGGACTGCGCGGCCGACTGCGCCTGGGCATCCTCTACGGTCTCACGCCCGGCCAGGTCCGCGAGGCGCTCGCCGCTTTCCGGGCCGAGTTTCCGCTGGTGGAGCTCTGGTTGACCGCCCCGGGGGCGGCTGGCTCCCTGGACCATCTCGAACGCCTTCGCGAGGGTTCCCTGGACCTGGCCATCGTGATCACCCACGGTCCGGTGCCCGGAATCCGTCGCCAGGTGCTGGCGACGGACGAGGTCGTCCTGGCCTGCACGCCGGATCATGCCCTCGCCGGCCGGGACAGCGTCGACCTGGCGGAACTGGCCGGGGAGCCCTTCATCGAGTTCCCGCCGGGCTGGGGCGTCCGGAGCGCGGTGGATCAGGCGTTCGCCTCGGCCGGCGTCCAGCGGCGGATCACGGTCCAGATGAACGACCTCTCGACCATCCTGGACCTGGTCCGACTCGGGCTCGGGGTCGCTTTCGTGCCACGGCCCATCGGCGACCAGAACGCCGACCTGCGTTTCCTCCGGGTGCGCCGGACCCCGCCGACGTACCAGATCGCGATCGCCGCCGCCGCCGACCGTCCGCTCGGTCCGGTCGCCCGGCACTTTCTCCGCGTCGCGCGAGCAGACAACGGGGAACGGGGCACCGGGTGA
- a CDS encoding tRNA adenosine deaminase-associated protein, with protein sequence MSYFAAAVVRGSDGWSAAELDLGGVADIDEVGELLREVDPDAELSLLFVESDDAYLAVLRLDEGEDLRIFGSDSVFAEESRLGALLLGDIKAPALEIDDVVEPATPEVSTSGTEENEQPAADPDADPIGDADLIADLGVSAHRLLALCAREGNLPADVTAEVCQLIGCGDVVEELREA encoded by the coding sequence GTGTCGTACTTCGCGGCGGCCGTGGTGCGGGGCTCGGACGGCTGGAGCGCAGCCGAACTCGACCTCGGTGGTGTTGCGGACATAGACGAGGTTGGAGAGCTGCTCCGCGAAGTCGATCCCGACGCTGAGTTGTCGTTGCTCTTCGTCGAGTCGGACGACGCGTACCTGGCCGTACTCCGGCTGGACGAGGGCGAAGACCTGCGGATCTTCGGCTCGGACTCGGTCTTCGCCGAGGAGTCCCGACTCGGCGCGCTGCTGCTCGGCGACATCAAGGCGCCCGCCCTGGAGATCGACGACGTGGTGGAGCCGGCGACACCGGAGGTGTCCACCTCCGGGACGGAGGAGAACGAGCAGCCCGCCGCCGATCCGGACGCCGACCCGATCGGTGACGCCGACCTCATCGCCGACCTGGGTGTCTCGGCCCATCGTCTGCTCGCCCTCTGTGCCCGGGAGGGAAATCTCCCCGCCGACGTCACCGCCGAGGTCTGCCAGCTGATCGGCTGCGGGGACGTGGTCGAGGAACTGCGCGAGGCGTGA
- a CDS encoding nucleoside deaminase — protein MRRALEVAADNPPGNGVEAGAAGDLSGDIPVGAVLYGPDGVELAVGRNERERTGDPTAHAEVLALRRAAALRGEWRLDGCTLVVTLEPCTMCAGALVLARVSTLVFGAWEPKTGAVGSLWDVVRDRRLNHRPEVYGGVLATESAALLRAFFR, from the coding sequence ATGCGCCGCGCCCTCGAGGTGGCCGCCGACAACCCGCCTGGCAACGGCGTCGAGGCGGGTGCCGCCGGCGACCTGTCCGGTGACATCCCCGTCGGTGCGGTCCTCTACGGACCGGACGGGGTCGAGCTGGCCGTCGGGCGCAACGAGCGGGAACGTACCGGCGATCCGACCGCGCACGCCGAGGTCCTGGCGCTGCGCCGCGCCGCGGCGCTCCGGGGCGAGTGGCGGTTGGACGGCTGCACCCTGGTGGTGACGCTGGAACCGTGCACCATGTGCGCGGGGGCGCTGGTGCTGGCGCGGGTCTCCACCCTCGTCTTCGGGGCCTGGGAACCGAAGACCGGCGCGGTCGGCTCGCTCTGGGACGTGGTCCGCGACCGCCGGCTCAACCACCGCCCCGAGGTGTACGGCGGCGTGCTGGCGACCGAGTCGGCCGCGCTGCTACGCGCCTTCTTCCGCTGA
- a CDS encoding M23 family metallopeptidase gives MARDESGTKHEIGRRLAYPLVLLLLSAGVAGCSQSRPAVWSPAGSPAPAADAPSGPTTPSGPASTSAAPASASPSGTPTRPAAPRYVFPVRAANASYHPTHSAYAATDIFASCGTPVLAVTDGEILEVTLVDKYDKQGPQGPLNGGKAVSLLGDDGIRYYGSHLSEVAAGLTAGVRVRAGQQVGAVGRTGNANNVCHLHFGISPPCARVDDWWIRRGVVWPARYLDAWRHQTNRSPVDDVTNWYRQHSCPPAP, from the coding sequence ATGGCACGGGATGAATCGGGTACGAAACACGAGATCGGGCGCCGCCTCGCGTACCCGTTGGTCCTCCTGCTGCTCTCGGCGGGCGTTGCGGGCTGCTCCCAGTCCCGCCCCGCCGTCTGGTCCCCCGCTGGTTCCCCCGCACCGGCCGCCGACGCCCCGTCCGGCCCGACCACTCCGAGCGGCCCGGCCAGCACGAGTGCCGCGCCAGCGTCAGCCAGCCCGTCCGGTACGCCCACCAGGCCGGCGGCACCGCGCTACGTCTTCCCGGTACGGGCGGCGAACGCCTCCTACCACCCGACCCACTCGGCGTACGCGGCCACGGACATCTTCGCCTCCTGCGGCACACCCGTACTCGCCGTCACCGACGGGGAGATCCTCGAAGTGACCCTGGTGGACAAGTACGACAAGCAGGGCCCACAGGGGCCGCTCAACGGCGGCAAGGCGGTCTCGCTCCTCGGCGACGACGGGATCCGCTACTACGGCTCGCACCTGTCCGAGGTGGCCGCCGGCCTGACCGCCGGGGTACGCGTCCGCGCCGGTCAGCAGGTCGGCGCCGTGGGGCGGACCGGTAACGCCAACAACGTCTGTCACCTGCACTTCGGCATCTCGCCCCCGTGCGCGCGGGTCGACGACTGGTGGATCCGGAGGGGCGTGGTCTGGCCCGCGCGCTACCTGGACGCCTGGCGCCACCAGACGAACCGGTCACCGGTGGACGACGTCACCAACTGGTACCGGCAACACAGCTGCCCGCCGGCGCCCTGA
- a CDS encoding prephenate dehydrogenase dimerization domain-containing protein yields the protein MVPATAAEHDRAVAAVSHVPHLLAAALVAGAADDPLAGTLAAGSFRDGTRVAATRPELVAAMCGGNADAVGPALDAVLEALHRARAAVDADDPIAALRDWLAPASVARAAWPHRPGTARELPVRVDELLALGRAGGWVTSVAPDRRTVTAVRPVRPGPA from the coding sequence GTGGTGCCGGCCACCGCCGCCGAGCACGACCGGGCGGTGGCCGCGGTCAGCCACGTACCCCATCTGCTGGCGGCGGCGCTGGTGGCCGGCGCGGCGGACGACCCGCTCGCCGGCACCCTCGCCGCCGGCTCGTTCCGGGACGGCACCCGGGTCGCCGCCACCCGGCCGGAACTGGTCGCGGCGATGTGCGGCGGCAACGCCGACGCGGTCGGCCCGGCACTCGACGCGGTCCTGGAGGCGCTGCACCGGGCCCGGGCGGCGGTCGACGCCGACGACCCGATCGCCGCGCTGCGGGACTGGCTGGCCCCGGCCTCGGTCGCCCGCGCCGCCTGGCCGCACCGGCCGGGGACCGCACGGGAGCTGCCCGTACGGGTCGACGAGCTGCTGGCGCTCGGCCGGGCCGGTGGCTGGGTGACCTCGGTCGCGCCCGATCGCCGTACGGTGACGGCGGTCCGACCGGTCCGCCCCGGGCCGGCCTGA
- a CDS encoding DMT family transporter has translation MTAPTAPDSNVRAWLPGFLTVAVIWGASFLFIKIGVRELHPLYVTLGRVVAGALTLLVALAVLRDRLPRDPKLWLHMVVIAAVGVALPFTFFGYGEQRVSSILAGIWNATTPLVVLPMAVLVFRTERMTARRAIGMTLGFLGVLVVLGAWRGLGGAEFTGQLFCFAAAACYGLSIPYQKRFVAGRPESGVALSAAQLLVAAGQLAIVAPLVAGAPPAPTSLSFDVIASVLALGALGTGLAFVINLRTIRLAGASTASTVTYLIPIFAVLIGVLALDEQLAWYQPVGAVIVLAGVAVSQRLLGRRRPRRGPDPGPDPAVAPQQSVEPAVPR, from the coding sequence GTGACTGCCCCCACCGCTCCTGACAGCAACGTACGCGCCTGGCTGCCGGGCTTTCTCACCGTCGCCGTCATCTGGGGGGCCAGTTTCCTCTTCATCAAGATCGGTGTACGCGAACTCCACCCCCTGTACGTCACGCTTGGTCGGGTCGTCGCCGGGGCGCTGACGCTGCTGGTGGCGCTCGCCGTACTACGCGACCGGCTGCCCCGGGACCCGAAGCTCTGGCTGCACATGGTGGTGATCGCCGCGGTTGGGGTGGCCCTGCCGTTCACCTTCTTCGGCTACGGCGAGCAGCGCGTCTCCTCGATCCTCGCCGGCATCTGGAACGCCACCACGCCACTGGTCGTGCTGCCGATGGCGGTGCTGGTCTTCCGTACCGAACGGATGACCGCCCGCCGGGCGATCGGCATGACACTCGGCTTCCTCGGTGTGCTGGTGGTGCTCGGCGCGTGGCGGGGACTGGGCGGGGCCGAGTTCACCGGCCAGCTCTTCTGCTTCGCCGCGGCCGCCTGCTACGGCCTCTCCATCCCGTACCAGAAGCGGTTCGTCGCGGGCCGGCCGGAGTCGGGCGTGGCACTTTCGGCGGCGCAGCTGCTGGTCGCCGCCGGACAGCTGGCGATCGTCGCACCACTGGTGGCCGGGGCGCCACCCGCACCGACCAGCCTCTCGTTCGACGTGATCGCCAGCGTGCTCGCGCTGGGGGCGCTCGGCACCGGTCTCGCCTTCGTCATCAACCTGCGGACGATCCGGCTGGCCGGGGCGAGTACCGCCTCGACCGTGACCTACCTGATCCCGATCTTCGCGGTGCTGATCGGGGTGCTCGCCCTCGACGAGCAGCTCGCCTGGTACCAGCCGGTCGGTGCGGTGATCGTGCTGGCCGGGGTCGCGGTGTCGCAACGCCTCCTGGGCCGCCGCCGCCCCCGGCGCGGCCCCGACCCCGGCCCCGACCCGGCCGTGGCACCACAACAGAGCGTCGAGCCGGCCGTCCCCAGGTGA
- a CDS encoding NUDIX hydrolase → MRPSVALVHELVGGIRPVDQLEADHQAEVLRWLRETDDVFRRVKPALPPRHLVSYVVPIDPTDGAILLVDHVNAGLWLPPGGHVEPDEHPARTALREAREELGINTERFAAPDGSAGAEGFAGRPFFLTVTRTVGIDHGHTDVSLWFPLPLHRTEPLTGDPGEFREARWWSPAEIANTDAGRFDPHFGRFTAKVGTGSDRFSTRPIPLSTVTGTCPQDISTADPGYPQAVYTG, encoded by the coding sequence ATGCGTCCCTCGGTTGCGCTGGTGCACGAGCTGGTCGGTGGTATCCGGCCGGTGGACCAACTGGAAGCCGACCACCAGGCGGAGGTCCTGCGCTGGTTGCGGGAGACCGACGACGTCTTCCGACGGGTGAAGCCCGCCCTACCGCCCCGGCACCTCGTCTCGTACGTGGTGCCGATCGACCCCACCGACGGGGCGATCCTCCTGGTCGACCACGTCAACGCCGGGCTCTGGTTGCCGCCCGGTGGTCATGTCGAACCGGACGAGCATCCGGCCCGTACCGCGCTCCGGGAGGCTCGGGAGGAACTCGGCATCAACACCGAGCGCTTCGCCGCCCCGGACGGGTCGGCTGGTGCGGAGGGCTTCGCTGGGCGGCCGTTCTTCCTGACCGTCACCCGTACGGTCGGGATCGACCACGGCCACACCGACGTCAGCCTCTGGTTTCCGCTCCCCCTGCACCGTACGGAACCGCTCACCGGGGACCCGGGTGAGTTCCGCGAGGCCCGGTGGTGGTCACCGGCCGAGATCGCGAACACCGACGCGGGCCGGTTTGATCCGCACTTCGGCCGGTTCACCGCGAAGGTCGGGACGGGATCGGACCGGTTTTCCACCCGTCCGATCCCGTTGTCCACAGTCACAGGCACTTGTCCACAGGACATATCCACAGCCGATCCGGGTTATCCACAGGCTGTTTACACAGGCTGA
- a CDS encoding PHP domain-containing protein — protein sequence MTARDALADLRRIAFLLERANEATYRVRAFRSAATTLAALPARELAARAKAGTLTELTGVGDVTARCVTESLSGEEPVYLRRLNATEGVDLDEATAALRSALRGDCHTHSDWSDGGSPIEEMALTAVELGHEYLVLTDHSPRLKVARGLTPARLRRQIEQVAAINAALPEGFRLLTGIEVDILADGSLDQEDELLAQLDVVVGSVHSGLADERAKMTRRMLAAVSNPHLDVLGHCTGRMVAGRPPGVTGPGDRGHRARTRPPSDFDAEAVFAACAEYDKAVEINSRPERQDPPKRLIRVAVEAGCRFAIDTDAHAPGQLDWQRFGCERAARCGVPADQVVNTWPVDELLTWTAGHAG from the coding sequence ATGACCGCTCGGGATGCGCTCGCCGACCTGCGTCGGATCGCCTTCCTGTTGGAGCGCGCGAACGAAGCCACCTACCGGGTGCGGGCGTTCCGCTCGGCCGCGACGACCCTGGCCGCGCTTCCGGCCCGGGAGTTGGCCGCCCGGGCGAAGGCGGGCACGCTGACCGAGCTGACCGGGGTGGGTGACGTGACCGCCCGCTGTGTCACCGAGTCACTGTCCGGCGAGGAACCGGTCTACCTGCGGCGGCTCAACGCGACCGAGGGAGTCGACCTGGACGAGGCGACGGCCGCGCTGCGGTCGGCGCTGCGCGGTGACTGCCACACCCACTCGGACTGGTCCGACGGTGGCTCGCCGATCGAGGAGATGGCGTTGACCGCGGTCGAGCTGGGCCACGAATATCTTGTGCTGACCGACCACTCGCCCCGGTTGAAGGTGGCCCGGGGCCTGACCCCGGCGCGACTGCGGCGTCAGATCGAACAGGTGGCGGCGATCAACGCGGCGCTGCCGGAGGGGTTCCGGCTGCTCACCGGGATCGAGGTGGACATCCTCGCGGACGGCTCGCTCGACCAGGAGGACGAGTTGCTGGCCCAGCTCGACGTGGTGGTCGGCTCGGTGCACAGCGGCCTGGCCGACGAGCGGGCGAAGATGACCCGGCGGATGCTGGCCGCGGTCTCCAATCCGCATCTGGACGTCCTCGGCCACTGCACCGGTCGGATGGTCGCCGGCCGGCCGCCGGGAGTGACCGGTCCGGGCGACCGGGGTCACCGGGCCCGGACCCGGCCGCCGAGCGACTTCGACGCCGAGGCGGTCTTCGCCGCCTGCGCCGAGTACGACAAGGCGGTCGAGATCAATTCCCGGCCGGAGCGGCAGGATCCGCCGAAGCGGCTGATCCGGGTCGCGGTCGAGGCCGGTTGCCGCTTCGCGATCGACACCGACGCGCACGCGCCTGGCCAGCTCGACTGGCAACGCTTCGGCTGTGAACGGGCGGCCCGGTGCGGGGTGCCGGCCGACCAGGTGGTCAACACCTGGCCGGTCGACGAGCTGCTGACCTGGACCGCCGGCCACGCCGGCTGA